A DNA window from Hordeum vulgare subsp. vulgare chromosome 1H, MorexV3_pseudomolecules_assembly, whole genome shotgun sequence contains the following coding sequences:
- the LOC123439886 gene encoding uncharacterized protein LOC123439886 — MIGDFGRRETKVSDGRGDGAQSTAEAGRRGAKHGGDGAMSWPSGASSAPGFHRASGRRGTDSRSPVAYRKNPMTYEPLKVCHCRQPRKAPRWISWSRQNLGRRYYSCVDAMHGGCGNVEWHDDPLPKYYGDLIGDLRDEVWRPKGQRFVARTEDECLNVPIPGHEASMVMALQLRLKERNAELEVMNGKYMNVVMVFIVFVVGVVVGKMLV, encoded by the exons ATGATTGGAGATTTTGGGCGCAGAGAAACTAAGGTTAGCGACGGAAGGGGCGACGGGGCACAGAGTACGGCGGAGGCAGGGAGACGGGGCGCAAAGCACGGCGGCGATGGCGCGATGTCGTGGCCTTCCGGGGCTTCTTCCGCCCCCGGTTTCCATCGCGCGAGTGGAAGGAGGGGCACGGATTCAAGGTCTCCTGTCGCTTACAGGAAGAACCCAATGACGTACGAGCCGTTGAAGGTGTGTCACTGCAGACAGCCGCGGAAGGCACCGAGATGGATCTCGTGGAGCCGTCAAAATCTCGGCAGGAGGTACTACTCCTGCGTAGATGCAATG CATGGTGGATGTGGTAATGTGGAATGGCATGATGATCCTTTGCCCAAGTATTATGGTGACCTGATTGGAGATTTGAGAGACGAGGTGTGGAGGCCAAAGGGTCAAAGATTTGTGGCTCGTACTGAAGATGAGTGTCTAAATGTGCCTATACCTGGACATGAAGCATCAATGGTTATGGCTCTTCAGCTTCGGTTAAAGGAAAGGAATGCAGAACTTGAAGTAATGAACGGGAAATATATGAATGTGGTGATGGTTTTCATTGTCTTTGTGGTAGGTGTAGTTGTTGGGAAAATGCTAGTGTAG
- the LOC123439876 gene encoding protein LATERAL ROOT PRIMORDIUM 1-like: protein MVVLTPTASFHHQRAASAAAAADGADPGFALLSAEQCGLAGPGAPKSGSAIQFWQSHSQPTTPPPAAQADKKQLASAVDYGGGVSSGSGGSTTCNDCGNQAKKDCPHQRCRTCCKSRGFDCTTHVRSTWIPAARRREKQPLGGDLSPPAAPATATTKKPRLHSSQTTTTTTTSRTSTSNGTSSSQQDAPFKDSLPRHVRAPAVFRCVRVTSVDDGADEFAYQAAVSINGHMFRGFLYDQGAHDGRASNDEPSHAHAAAVRSISDLHLGNANASAVPPDMYNTVSGALILGGLGYGNNMN, encoded by the exons ATGGTCGTGCTCACACCCACGGCATCCTTCCACCACCAGAGGGCTGCTTCTGCGGCGGCGGCCGCGGACGGCGCCGACCCCGGGTTCGCGCTCCTCTCCGCGGAGCAGTGCGGGCTCGCCGGCCCTGGCGCTCCCAAGTCCGGCAGCGCCATCCAGTTCTGGCAGTCGCACTCGCAACCCACCACGCCGCCGCCGGCTGCCCAAGCTGACAAGAAGCAACTCGCCTCCGCGGTGGACTACGGCGGCGGCGTCTCCTCCGGCTCCGGCGGCTCCACCACGTGCAACGATTGCGGCAACCAGGCGAAGAAAGACTGCCCCCACCAGCGATGCCGGACGTGCTGCAAGAGCCGCGGCTTCGACTGCACGACGCACGTCAGGAGCACCTGGATCCCGGCCGCCAGGCGCCGCGAGAAGCAGCCGCTCGGCGGCGACCTGTCCCCTCCCGCCGCTCCTGCCACTGCAACCACCAAGAAACCCCGGCTCCACTCCTCccagaccaccaccaccacaaccacctccCGCACCTCCACCTCCAACGGCACCTCCTCGAGCCAACAAG ACGCGCCGTTCAAGGACAGCCTGCCACGGCACGTGCGCGCGCCGGCGGTGTTCCGGTGCGTGCGGGTGACCTCCGTAGACGACGGCGCGGACGAGTTCGCGTACCAGGCGGCGGTGAGCATCAACGGCCACATGTTCAGGGGGTTTCTGTACGACCAGGGCGCCCACGACGGCCGCGCCAGCAACGACGAGCCCAGCCACGCACACGCAGCCGCGGTGCGCAGCATCTCCGACCTCCACCTCGGCAACGCGAACGCCTCCGCGGTGCCGCCGGACATGTACAACACCGTCAGCGGGGCGCTCATTCTCGGCGGGTTGGGTTATGGTAACAACATGAACTGA